From the genome of Alicyclobacillus sp. SO9:
GGCACTGTTTTGAAGATGCCAGTCATTCTCTAGAAAGGGCAGGGCTCCTGTCATTACTCCGATGTCATAGCCAAACAGAATGCCGCCGAACGCTCCAAAGAAGTAAATGAATCCACTTGGCACTTTCTTTTCATCAACCACTAAAATTCACTCCTTGCGTAAATTGTAAATCATAGAACAACATCTGTTACCGCCCCGCCCATGGGCTGTATCTACAGCACGCAAAATGTAAAAGCGTTTTCAAAATGCAGAGTAACACTGTTATACGAATAAATCAACGAAATAATATTTATACGTATAAACTTGTCCATTTAGTTTTCAAAGATGACACAACCACTACATCACGGCTTTACCTGAGAACGTTGACGATTTACAACACCTCAAATCACAGCTTCGGTATTTGTGACTAAGCTGCTCATGAACTGCTTCGAATCATTCATACGGAATACAACCTGAATCATTGACTTATACGTATAAAAAATATAGCATTACCCTCTGTAAGCGATTTATTGATGCTGAAGAGTGGTAGTGTTAACAACATTAACAATGTCCGGAACAACAAATATATAGCAAAGGAATGATCGGGTGATGTTGGAAGAACTAAAGGAAGCAGTCTATCAGGCCAACATGCTGCTGCCGAAATACAATCTGGTCACCTTTACCTGGGGCAATGTAAGCGGAATCGACCGCCAAAAGGACCTGCTTGTAATTAAGCCGAGTGGCGTTGACTACGACAAATTGTCACCACAGCAGATGGTCATCGTCGACCTTGACGGGAACGTGGTGGAAGGTGATTTAAATCCATCAAGTGATACACCCACACATGCTGTCCTCTATAAAGAGTTCCCAAACATTAAAGGAGTCGTCCATACACATTCGCCTTGGGCTGTTTCGTTTGCTCAAGCAGGAGTTGAGATTCCAGCGGCAGGGACGACACACGCCGACACTTTTTACGGACCGATTCCGGTCACACGAGCTATGGAGATGAGCGAAGTTGTCACCGACTACGAAAAACAAACCGGGAACGTGATTGTTGAGACCTTCCGAAAACTGCAGCTTGATTCCAGTCAGGTTCCAGGTGTGCTCGTCAATGACCACGGGCCTTTTACTTGGGGTGAATCGCCTGCTAAGGCTGCTCATAATGCCGTAGTTCTGGAGGAAGTTGCAAAGATGGCCTACCACTCACTACAACTGAATCCTCATCAGATTGGCATGGATCAGTTTCTTCTCGACAAGCACTACCTGAGGAAGCATGGTAAGAACGCGTATTATGGTCAAACAAACGATAAAAAATAGGCAGTTATCATTGGGGAGGTTATCTACTTGTTGAAGACAGGAAAATATGAATTCTGGTTTGTCGTTGGCAGTCAGCACTTATATGGAAAGGAAGCACTGGACGCAGTAAAGGACAATGCAATTAAAATCATTGATGAATTGAATCAGCGCGGTAACTTGCCTTATCCCATTGTTTTTAAAACGGTAGCCACGACTGCGGACAGCATTACTCAAGTGATGAAAGAAGTAAACTATAATGATGACGTTGCTGGTGTCCTGACCTGGATGCACACATTTTCCCCTGCAAAGAACTGGATTAGGGGCACAAAGCTGCTGCAGAAACCGCTCCTTCACCTAGCCACACAGTTTCTTGACCACATTCCGTGGAAAACTATCGACATGGATTATATGAACCTGCACCAAAGTGCCCACGGCGACAGGGAGTATGGTTTCATCAACGCAAGATTAAAGAAAAGCAACAAAGTCGTGGTCGGCCACTGGAAAGATGACCGCGTCCAACACCAAATCGCGAATTGGATGGATGTCGCGGTTGCGTATAATGAAAGCTTCCACATCAAAGTGGCGCGATTCGGAGATAACATGCGCCATGTCGCTGTGACAGATGGAGATAAAATTGAAGCCCAAATTCAATTTGGGTGGACGGTTGATTACTACGGCATCGGCGACCTGGTTGCGGAAATGAAGGAAGTGTCGGAACAGGAAATTGAAGCAACGTTTGCAGAGTGTCAAGAGAAATACGAATTTGTTGTCGGGGATAATAGTCCGGAGTTTTTTGCGGCACATGTCAAAGAACAGATAAAAATTGAAATTGCTTTGCGCAAATTCCTGGAACGAGGCGGGTATACTGCGTTTACCACGAACTTTGAAGACCTGTGGGGGATGAAGCAGCTTCCAGGCATGGCCGTTCAACGTCTAAACGCAGAAGGATATGGTTTCGCCGGAGAAGGCGACTGGAAAACAGCTGCACTCAATCGCTTGCTGAAAATCATGGCTCATAATCAAAAGACAGGCTTTATGGAAGACTATACGTACCACTTAGTGCAAAACCAAGAAGAGATTTTAGGGGCACATATGCTTGAGGTTGATCCAACCTTTGCCAGTACCAAAATCCGAGTTGAAGTTCATCCTCTCGGCATCGGCAACCGGGAAGACCCTGCACGCCTGGTCTTTGACGGGTCCGATGGGGATGCCATTAACGTAACCATGTCTGACTTTGGCAGTCACTTCGAACTGATTATGTATGAAGTCGAAGGGAAGAAGCCAGTCGAGGCAGCTCCGGAGCTTCCCGTTGCTCGACAAATCTGGACACCCAAGCCAGGGTTCTACGAAGGCGTGCGCAAGTGGATTGAACAAGGCGGTGGACATCACACCGTATTCTCGTTGGCGCTCACAACAGAACAAATTGAAGACTTTGCAAAAATGGCGGACATCAAGTTGGTTAACATTAAATAGCAGCTTGTATTTTGAAGTGCTGAACATGTAGATAGCCGCGCTGCTGCGCGGCTTTTCTATGAGTACACCGAGCACGCTCCATAAATTGGTTTCCAAGCCCATTCTAACAACCTTTTCTCGTCAACAACTACTTCTGAAAACGGCCCAGGTACAGGTTTAGCAATCGCTGTGCCAGTTGCGGCGGCATCTTTCCCTGAAACTTCACCATGTACGTATCAAATGACGACTTCATTAAGTGCGACATAGCGCTGTGATAGGAGATATCCATGTTCCCTCCCCACAGTGTATTGGAACGAATCAACATGGCCTTGCGATGGCCCATATTCATGATACAAAACACCTCCGGCTCATAGTCGTATGCCTCTCCATGTCCTGTAATACGTTGATGAAGCAGGCTGGCCACCAGGTTCCCTTGTTCTACCGCAAGGTGTCCCAATTTAGGCACTGTTCGCGATGCGACATCGCCAATGGCGTAAATGTTTTGGTGATCCAAATGTAGGAAATTTTGGTCTGTGGGGACAAACCCCACTTCGTCTCCCAGACCAGACTCAGTAATCAGGTCTGGACCGCGATATGTGGGGATCAAAACCGTCAACGCGGAAGACATGGTTGAGCCATCGGTAAAGGCAACCTGGTCCTTCTCTATTCTTTTAATCACTTTATCGGTCACAACATCTACTTCATGCTCACGGGCCAGGTCTTCAAATGCTTCGTGAACTTTGTCTCCAACATCTTCAAAGAAGATTTCTGCGGGGCTGTAGCAGATAATGCGAGCTTTGTCGCGCCGCGTCTTTGCAGCTCACTGTCAATCATGAAAGCAACTTCTCCAACGGGGCCCTCACAAGCTGTTTCCAGATGAGGAACATCTTTGAGTCGTGTCCCCGAAAGCATTGGCGCAGATCCAACCAAAATGTTCCCGTGCTCGAAATTGCTGATGGCCTCATGCAGTCTCGGAGCTAGAATATCTGTGCATACGGAATAACCGTATTCGCGAAAACCAGGTACTGACTCAAAGTCTTTCTTCCCCCCAAGTGCAATCACAAGAAAGTCGTATGACACAGTTGCTTCGTCGTCCAAAAACACTTCCTGAGCCTTTGGATCAATCCGATGCACGCGACTGCGGATGAACCGGCCGTAAGATTCAATCACGGGTCTCAGAGGAAATGTAATATCACGAATGTCCTTCTCCCCAAGTGCCACCTCCGGAAGCGAGGGTTTAAGCAAAAACGTTTCCCGCTCGTCAATCACCGTCACATCTACTTCTTCCCAGTCTTTCCAGGCTGAAACATGATGAAAGACGGTAAGCCCTGCAAATCCCGCACCAATAATGACAAGTTTTTTTGCCAAGACTAATACCTCCAAAGAGAAATTTAAGTACAGTGTGTGCGTCACGGTGGAAAATCATAACAACAGCAGGGATTTTCTTCACACAGTTCAAGCGTACTAATAAAAATGGTTCATTTTACAACTATAAAACTAGAAATATAGTTATATAATGATTGATGAGAGGAGGAGACGCGTATCTCGAACAAACAGTCTCCACAGTGGCAGTTATCTGTCGGAGAAGAAATCAGGAAAGTCGTCGAAGCATCTGAAATGAAGTACCCAATTTTGCAACAGAATTCTGATTTAGAGCAATTGGCCCTTTTCCACAAGGCGCTGGGCGACGAAACCCGCCTCAGAATTATAGGTATTTTACTCGTCCAAGATGCCTGCCTGTGTGAAATTGTAGAAGGATTGCACACCCCAACCTCTACCATTAACCACCACCTGAAAATCTTGGAGCGGGGTGGAGTCATTCATGGCCGCCGGGAAGGGAGGTTTACCGTCTACGGCATTGATAGGTCCAAACTAAACCGCATTCCACTTCTTCATCATGCAGATAATCAACTCAAAGGAGGAAATGGAGAGTGATTTCAGCATCCGTGGATGCCATGAAACTCGTGACTGAATGAGAGCACAGAGTTCACAGAGCTGGAAACGAACAATATCATAGGGAGTCCTGGTTATGACACAGTGGTTGCTTGTCATCTTAGTTGCATTCATCGTCGGTTTTGTAACGACCTATCTTAAAATCACTATTGATAGGATTTTTCTAGTTTTGCTGCTCGTACTTTGGATGGGATTCGGTATTCAACAAGCGGTTGTAATTAACGCCCTTGTCATGTTGTTGGCGTCCTTACTATTCTTTCGCGGGGCAAAATCACAACTCTCCCAGTTGCCAAACACAGTGAAGTGGACTGTCCTGGTTCTTTCTTTTGGCGGCGGCGTATTCGGACGCTGGGTTGGACTGCAGTCCTCAAGTCGTGCCTTAATCGTAATTTTAGGCATCTACGCAATTCTTATCGGACTGCGTCTGCTGTTGATAAAACCTAAAATGGTGCCAGAGGGCAAGATACACTCGGGAGTCGGTATCGTTACATTCGTATTCAGTATCCTCACTGGTCTCATAAGTGCTGGCGGAAAGCCGCTTCAAATTCCTGTTCTCGTAAAAGGGTTTAAGTTGTCTATGCCTCAAGCCTACCTGGTGGCATCACTGGGAACGATTGCCTCGACTATTGGCTTTCTCGTAGGAGAGCTCTGGTTTACAAAAGCAATCCCGCTATCGAACCTTGCCTGGTCCTGGATATATTTCGTCGCAATAAGTCTCATTATGTTCATCTTTGAACCTATGTGGAGTCAGAAAATGCAAAGATGGGTCACATTGGCAGTGGGTATTTTGTTACCCATCGTTGGTATTAAACTCCTTGTATGATTTATCCTCTATAACCTGTGGAACAACCATTAGAGATTATTATTACAAGACCTTAAGCATTCACCGCTATATTGTATATGCGGCGAATGCTTAAGTTTGTGATACATACATAGACACCTTATATAGCTAGGATTTAAGCAGATATGACCGTTCCTGACTTGCGGACCAGTTCTGTACTCTCTTCATTTAACCCAACTAAGCTGACCGACTTGTCAACGCTGCAGTATTTGTCGACAACGCTCTGGATACCCGAGACCGAGGCGTGGTCCCAGACGTGGCTATGGCTGAAGTCGATAACGACTTCACAGGGGTCATTCTCGATGTCAAATAAATCTATAAAATGTGTCACTGTTGCAAAGAACATCGGGCCTTTAATCGTGTATGTCTTCACACCGTCCAAATTTGTCGTCTTCGTCGCATGAATACGAGCCATTTTCCATCCAATAAAGACCGCGTTCAATATGACTCCAGCAAATACGCCAACTGCCAAGTCATTTGTGGCAACAACACTGACTACGGTGACGACCATGACAAGTGCTTCAAACGTCGGTACTTTCCATAGAGTTCGAAGTGATTTCCACTCGAACGTGTAATAGGAAACCATAAACATGACGCCCACCAATGCGGCGACCGGGATTTGGCTCACAATTGGACGAAACACTACAATCAGCATGATGAGAACCGCTCCGGATATGAACGTGGATAGACGCTTGCGTCCCCCATATCCTACATTCAATGTAGATTGCCCAATCATTGCACACCCAGGCATGGCGCCAAAGAAGCCTGTAAAGATGTTTGCAATCCCCTGGCCTCGAATTTCCTTGTTTTTATCACTCTTTGAATTCGTGGAGTCGTCCATAACCGTCGCAGTCATCAATGTTTCTAGGCTGCCTACCAGAGCAATGGGCAAAGAATAGGGAAAGATAACCGCGAGAGTATGGTAATCGAACGGGACAGTAGGGATGTGGAAGTAAGGCAGGTGAGCCTGAAGATGCCCAATGTCACCTACGGTTTGAAGCGGCAATCTGAATAGCATACTAGCTGCTGTCATGATTAAAATTGCAATTAACGACGATGGGATGGCTTTTGTAACAAAAGGTAACCCCCACACTAGGGCCACCGTCACACCACAGACGACGTATGCTATCATTCCTTGCCCCATGACATGCGGTAGTTGTGCCATAAAAATGAGAATAGCCAGCGCATTCACGAAACCAATTATGACACTTCGTGATACAAAGGTAATAAAACGACTAATCTTTAAAGCGCTGATGAAGAGTTGTATCAACCCTGCCAGGATGCCTGCGGCGAACAAATACTGGTCGCCATGATTTTTTACCAAGAGTACCATCAGCAATGCGGTTGATCCGGTCGCACCTGAAATCATTCCAATCCGACCGCCAAAAATGGAAACCACAATGGCAATAATAAATGATCCGTACAATCCAATCATTGGATTTACGCCAGCAATCATGGAAAAGGCAATCGCTTCAGGGATTAACGCAAATGCAACTGCTGTCCCAGCCAAGACATCCTCCTTGACGTTGCCAAACCACTCTACTCTTTGATTTTGAAAATCCACAAAAAACCTCCAGATGCGTATTTGTTACCAGACTCTCAAGTCTTCCGAATCCGTTCAATTAGCAGTATTGCGTAGTGTAAAACGGATCTCGTTTGAATGCAACACTGAGACATTACCTGTAAGCGCGAACACGCCTGCGGCTCCTGCACAGAAATTATTTTCGATCTCTATTCACAAGTACTATTGAGTTTCAAATTGGATGCAAACATGTATCAGCCTGTTGAATAAATAGAAACCTAGGTTAAATCAAGGTGATCACAGACCTTAGATTGCAAGAAAAACTAAGCAAAGAAAGAAAACGCTTCAAGACTGGTTTCTATTAATAATAGGTTTCCTATATTGACACTATGACGTCAGTTGGTATACACTCCAAACCAACATAAATAATTAACTAATCTTTAATAAGAATGCATGGGTGCGTTCTTGATATCTAACGGAGTATACTCGCTTATCTAATCTGAAAATTCTGCCACATCGTGTGTGTGTCTTCATGGGCCATAATTGGTACCGCCCTATACCAATTTATATATATCTGTCTATCAACGTGTCTATCAATGCATCTATTAAAATGGCGAAAGAAGGCGCGAAAGCATGAAGAGACTAGCAATGTCAACTGCTGCTCTCAGCAGCTCTTTTGTAGCTTTGGTTATGTTAGCGTCCCCGGCATCAGCGAATCCAACGCATGCGTCTACTCGTTCCGCCAAACCTTGGCTTAACCAACACCAATCCATTAGTAGACGGGTTCAGGAACTCATGTCGCAAATGACTCTCGCTGATAAGATTCATATGTTACATGGCGTCGGAATGAGTGCTTCACCCTATGTTGGGTACATCCCGGCAATTCCAAAGCTTGGTATCCCCGCACTGAAATTGGAGGACGGACCAGCTGGTGTCGCTGATGGA
Proteins encoded in this window:
- a CDS encoding SulP family inorganic anion transporter, which produces MDFQNQRVEWFGNVKEDVLAGTAVAFALIPEAIAFSMIAGVNPMIGLYGSFIIAIVVSIFGGRIGMISGATGSTALLMVLLVKNHGDQYLFAAGILAGLIQLFISALKISRFITFVSRSVIIGFVNALAILIFMAQLPHVMGQGMIAYVVCGVTVALVWGLPFVTKAIPSSLIAILIMTAASMLFRLPLQTVGDIGHLQAHLPYFHIPTVPFDYHTLAVIFPYSLPIALVGSLETLMTATVMDDSTNSKSDKNKEIRGQGIANIFTGFFGAMPGCAMIGQSTLNVGYGGRKRLSTFISGAVLIMLIVVFRPIVSQIPVAALVGVMFMVSYYTFEWKSLRTLWKVPTFEALVMVVTVVSVVATNDLAVGVFAGVILNAVFIGWKMARIHATKTTNLDGVKTYTIKGPMFFATVTHFIDLFDIENDPCEVVIDFSHSHVWDHASVSGIQSVVDKYCSVDKSVSLVGLNEESTELVRKSGTVISA
- a CDS encoding L-ribulose-5-phosphate 4-epimerase, translated to MLEELKEAVYQANMLLPKYNLVTFTWGNVSGIDRQKDLLVIKPSGVDYDKLSPQQMVIVDLDGNVVEGDLNPSSDTPTHAVLYKEFPNIKGVVHTHSPWAVSFAQAGVEIPAAGTTHADTFYGPIPVTRAMEMSEVVTDYEKQTGNVIVETFRKLQLDSSQVPGVLVNDHGPFTWGESPAKAAHNAVVLEEVAKMAYHSLQLNPHQIGMDQFLLDKHYLRKHGKNAYYGQTNDKK
- a CDS encoding helix-turn-helix transcriptional regulator; amino-acid sequence: MKYPILQQNSDLEQLALFHKALGDETRLRIIGILLVQDACLCEIVEGLHTPTSTINHHLKILERGGVIHGRREGRFTVYGIDRSKLNRIPLLHHADNQLKGGNGE
- the araA gene encoding L-arabinose isomerase — protein: MLKTGKYEFWFVVGSQHLYGKEALDAVKDNAIKIIDELNQRGNLPYPIVFKTVATTADSITQVMKEVNYNDDVAGVLTWMHTFSPAKNWIRGTKLLQKPLLHLATQFLDHIPWKTIDMDYMNLHQSAHGDREYGFINARLKKSNKVVVGHWKDDRVQHQIANWMDVAVAYNESFHIKVARFGDNMRHVAVTDGDKIEAQIQFGWTVDYYGIGDLVAEMKEVSEQEIEATFAECQEKYEFVVGDNSPEFFAAHVKEQIKIEIALRKFLERGGYTAFTTNFEDLWGMKQLPGMAVQRLNAEGYGFAGEGDWKTAALNRLLKIMAHNQKTGFMEDYTYHLVQNQEEILGAHMLEVDPTFASTKIRVEVHPLGIGNREDPARLVFDGSDGDAINVTMSDFGSHFELIMYEVEGKKPVEAAPELPVARQIWTPKPGFYEGVRKWIEQGGGHHTVFSLALTTEQIEDFAKMADIKLVNIK
- a CDS encoding TSUP family transporter; the protein is MTQWLLVILVAFIVGFVTTYLKITIDRIFLVLLLVLWMGFGIQQAVVINALVMLLASLLFFRGAKSQLSQLPNTVKWTVLVLSFGGGVFGRWVGLQSSSRALIVILGIYAILIGLRLLLIKPKMVPEGKIHSGVGIVTFVFSILTGLISAGGKPLQIPVLVKGFKLSMPQAYLVASLGTIASTIGFLVGELWFTKAIPLSNLAWSWIYFVAISLIMFIFEPMWSQKMQRWVTLAVGILLPIVGIKLLV
- a CDS encoding NAD(P)/FAD-dependent oxidoreductase, translated to MAKKLVIIGAGFAGLTVFHHVSAWKDWEEVDVTVIDERETFLLKPSLPEVALGEKDIRDITFPLRPVIESYGRFIRSRVHRIDPKAQEVFLDDEATVSYDFLVIALGGKKDFESVPGFREYGYSVCTDILAPRLHEAISNFEHGNILVGSAPMLSGTRLKDVPHLETACEGPVGEVAFMIDSELQRRGATKLALSATAPQKSSLKMLETKFTKHLKTWPVSMK
- a CDS encoding FAD-dependent oxidoreductase, with translation MICYSPAEIFFEDVGDKVHEAFEDLAREHEVDVVTDKVIKRIEKDQVAFTDGSTMSSALTVLIPTYRGPDLITESGLGDEVGFVPTDQNFLHLDHQNIYAIGDVASRTVPKLGHLAVEQGNLVASLLHQRITGHGEAYDYEPEVFCIMNMGHRKAMLIRSNTLWGGNMDISYHSAMSHLMKSSFDTYMVKFQGKMPPQLAQRLLNLYLGRFQK